Proteins encoded within one genomic window of Brachybacterium sp. P6-10-X1:
- a CDS encoding thiamine pyrophosphate-requiring protein translates to MADTSVARFLLSRLMDWDIDKVFAFPGDGINGIVASWSDADPAEVPKFIQSRHEEMSAFEAVGHAKFTGRTSVCMATSGPGAVHLLNGLYDAKLDHVPVVAIVGQTNTTAIGGSYQQEIDLQNLFKDVAGDYVHTVMAPEQLPNVLDRAFRVAEARRAPTAVIIPLDVQEAEYRAPTHSFKMVPSSLGTDFPQDPIPSDAAIDRAADVLNSGSKVAVLAGAGARSAATELQQVADLLGAGVAKALLGKDVLSDELPYVTGAIGLLGTRPSWEMMRDCDTLLTIGSSFPYSQFLPEFDQARAVQIDIDGTMIGMRYPYEVNLIGDSGSVLRALLPKLERKTDRSWRETIEHNVARWWEVMADEAMVDSDPINPLRVFAELSPRLPADVMLSADSGSAANWYARQLKVRDGMRGSLSGTLATMGPGMPYAIGAKFGHPDRPMIALVGDGAMQMNGMAELITIKRYWEEWEDPRLIVAVLHNNDLNQVTWEIRATEGSPNFLESQRLPEVSYADFADSIGLRGITVTRPEDIGAAWDDALAADRPVVLDVHVDPDIPPIPPHATFQQAKDTAKSVLKGDESALGIIAQGVKTKAQEFRPQSTKDS, encoded by the coding sequence ATGGCAGACACATCAGTGGCCCGCTTCCTGCTGAGCCGGCTCATGGACTGGGACATCGACAAGGTGTTCGCCTTCCCCGGCGACGGGATCAACGGCATCGTCGCGTCCTGGTCGGACGCGGACCCCGCCGAGGTCCCGAAGTTCATCCAGTCCCGTCACGAGGAGATGAGCGCGTTCGAAGCCGTCGGCCATGCCAAGTTCACCGGACGGACCAGCGTGTGCATGGCCACCTCGGGGCCCGGGGCGGTGCACCTGCTCAACGGACTCTACGACGCCAAGCTCGACCACGTTCCCGTCGTCGCCATCGTGGGGCAGACCAACACGACGGCGATCGGCGGTTCCTACCAGCAGGAGATCGACCTGCAGAACCTGTTCAAGGACGTGGCGGGCGACTACGTCCATACTGTGATGGCCCCGGAGCAGCTGCCCAATGTCCTCGACCGGGCTTTCCGGGTCGCCGAGGCACGACGCGCCCCGACGGCCGTGATCATCCCCCTGGACGTGCAGGAGGCCGAATACCGCGCGCCGACCCATTCGTTCAAGATGGTCCCCTCCAGTCTGGGGACCGACTTCCCGCAGGATCCGATCCCGTCCGACGCCGCCATCGATCGCGCCGCGGACGTGCTGAACAGCGGCAGCAAGGTGGCCGTTCTGGCCGGCGCCGGCGCTCGGTCTGCAGCCACCGAGCTGCAACAGGTGGCGGACCTCCTGGGGGCCGGCGTCGCCAAGGCGCTCCTGGGCAAGGACGTCCTCTCAGACGAGCTGCCGTACGTCACCGGCGCGATCGGCCTGCTCGGGACCCGCCCGAGCTGGGAGATGATGCGTGATTGCGACACCTTGCTGACGATCGGCTCCAGCTTCCCGTACTCGCAGTTCCTGCCGGAGTTCGACCAGGCTCGCGCCGTGCAGATCGATATCGACGGCACCATGATCGGGATGCGCTACCCCTATGAGGTCAACCTGATCGGGGACTCCGGCAGCGTCCTGCGAGCTCTTCTCCCCAAGCTCGAGCGGAAGACGGACCGCAGCTGGCGCGAGACCATCGAGCACAACGTCGCCCGGTGGTGGGAGGTGATGGCCGACGAGGCGATGGTCGACTCGGACCCGATCAATCCTCTGCGCGTCTTCGCGGAGCTGTCCCCGCGCCTGCCCGCGGACGTGATGCTGTCCGCCGATTCGGGGTCGGCGGCCAACTGGTACGCCCGCCAGCTGAAGGTGCGCGATGGCATGCGCGGTTCGCTGTCCGGCACGCTCGCGACAATGGGCCCCGGAATGCCGTACGCCATCGGAGCCAAGTTCGGTCACCCGGATCGGCCCATGATCGCCCTGGTCGGCGACGGGGCCATGCAGATGAACGGGATGGCCGAGCTGATCACGATCAAGCGGTACTGGGAGGAGTGGGAGGACCCGCGGCTGATCGTCGCCGTGCTCCACAACAACGATCTCAACCAGGTCACCTGGGAGATCCGCGCCACGGAGGGTTCACCGAACTTCCTCGAGTCCCAGCGATTGCCCGAGGTCTCCTACGCCGATTTCGCCGACAGCATCGGACTGCGAGGCATCACCGTCACCCGGCCCGAGGACATCGGGGCGGCGTGGGACGATGCCCTGGCGGCTGACCGACCTGTCGTTCTCGATGTCCATGTGGACCCGGACATTCCCCCGATCCCCCCGCACGCGACCTTCCAGCAGGCGAAGGACACGGCCAAGTCCGTGCTGAAGGGCGATGAGAGCGCCCTCGGCATCATCGCCCAGGGGGTGAAGACGAAGGCGCAGGAATTCCGCCCTCAGAGCACGAAGGACTCCTGA
- a CDS encoding FAD-binding oxidoreductase, whose product MSLDVIQIPTPPPRRSPGLDTRALEHDLSTEVDGEVRFDPGSRGSYATDASNYRQVPIGVVVPRSVEAGAAAIDVCARHGAPVLPRGGGTSLGGQCTNVAVVIDWTKYCNRLISVDAEAQTCLVEPGIVLDELNAQLAPYGLEFGPRPSTHSHCALGGMLGNNACGATAQRSGKTDENVVALEILTHAGTRWWAGPTSDEELEGVRARRAGVRHPERPARCRRPLRRPGPCSLPGHPAPRLRLQPQCAAAGVVLRHRTPDRGQRGDAGDHPAGGAEAHAHGEAEVDGRPRLRRHHRGG is encoded by the coding sequence ATGTCCCTCGATGTCATCCAGATCCCCACGCCCCCGCCCCGGCGATCCCCCGGCCTCGACACCCGAGCCCTGGAGCACGACCTGAGCACCGAGGTGGACGGAGAGGTCCGCTTCGACCCCGGCAGCCGCGGAAGCTATGCCACCGACGCCTCCAACTACCGGCAGGTGCCGATCGGGGTCGTCGTGCCCCGCAGCGTCGAGGCCGGTGCCGCGGCGATCGACGTGTGCGCTCGGCACGGTGCGCCCGTGCTGCCCCGCGGGGGCGGGACCAGCCTCGGCGGGCAGTGCACCAACGTCGCCGTGGTCATCGATTGGACGAAGTACTGCAATCGGTTGATCTCGGTCGATGCCGAGGCGCAGACGTGCCTGGTGGAGCCGGGCATCGTCCTGGACGAGCTGAATGCGCAGCTGGCGCCGTACGGCCTGGAGTTCGGCCCCCGGCCCTCCACCCACAGCCACTGCGCACTGGGCGGCATGCTCGGCAACAACGCGTGCGGTGCCACCGCGCAGCGTTCCGGCAAGACGGACGAGAACGTCGTCGCTCTGGAGATCCTCACCCACGCCGGGACGCGCTGGTGGGCCGGGCCCACCAGCGACGAGGAGCTCGAGGGCGTCCGCGCGCGGCGGGCCGGAGTCCGACATCCTGAGCGGCCTGCGCGATGTCGCCGACCACTACGGCGACCTGGTCCGTGCTCGCTTCCCGGACATCCCGCGCCGCGTCTCCGGCTACAACCTCAATGCGCTGCTGCCGGAGTCGTCCTTCGACATCGCACGCCTGATCGTGGGCAGCGAGGGGACGCTGGCGACCATCCTGCGGGCGGAGCTGAAGCTCATGCCCACGGTGAAGCAGAAGTCGATGGTCGTCCTCGGCTACGACGACATCACCGAGGCGGCTGA
- a CDS encoding FAD-binding and (Fe-S)-binding domain-containing protein encodes MPTVKQKSMVVLGYDDITEAADAVPTILQHSDPIVLEGVDSQLIYFEAAEHIGEEARALLPEGAGWLLVQFGGESSEEADRRIDELLEALGRTEHDAKVNFSDDPAKEDQMWKAREAGLGATARPPGMSDTWPGWEDSAVPPERLGDYLRDLRELFHEFDLGDPSLYGHFGQGCVHTRIPFDVVTAEGVAGFRRFLERAADLVASYDGSLSGEHGDGQARGELLERMFGPEIVEAFGEVKALFDPRNLMNPGKVVMPNRLDEDLRLGTDWDPTPYRTMFQYPADDGSFTRATMRCVGIGNCRSQEGGVMCPSYMVTKEEEHSTRGRARLLFEMLSPHEDSPIKDGWRSTEVRDALDLCLSCKGCKTDCPVNVDMATYKAEFLHHHYKGRIRPAAHYSMGWLPLLARLASRVPRLVNRALSAPGLSTIGKRAAGIAVERDAPDFADRTLAAWWADRTAGRTEPDPRAATTVVVWPDTFTNRFEPHIGRAAVALLESAGFDVVIPEASVCCGLTWISTGQLSVAQRVFRHTLRVLLPWLEAGTPIIGLEPSCTAVFRTDMPEMLPDDKLVERLSGQTRTMAEFLLERAPEDWEPPQVRRKALVQTHCHQHAVMGFDADLELMRRAGIDAEVPDSGCCGLAGNFGFENGHYDVSMACAERVLLPAVREASSDTLVIADGFSCRTQIAQGDTHRTAVHLAEVLALSLEEQATV; translated from the coding sequence ATGCCCACGGTGAAGCAGAAGTCGATGGTCGTCCTCGGCTACGACGACATCACCGAGGCGGCTGACGCCGTGCCGACGATCCTCCAGCACTCCGATCCGATCGTGCTCGAAGGCGTCGACAGCCAGCTCATCTATTTCGAGGCCGCCGAGCACATCGGCGAGGAGGCCCGGGCTCTGCTGCCCGAGGGCGCCGGGTGGCTCCTCGTGCAGTTCGGCGGCGAGAGCTCCGAGGAAGCCGACCGACGGATCGACGAGCTGCTCGAGGCTCTCGGTCGCACCGAGCACGATGCCAAGGTCAACTTCTCCGACGACCCGGCCAAGGAGGACCAGATGTGGAAGGCCCGAGAGGCCGGTCTCGGTGCCACCGCCCGCCCACCGGGCATGTCCGATACCTGGCCGGGGTGGGAGGACTCCGCCGTACCGCCGGAGCGGCTCGGGGACTACCTGCGGGACCTCAGAGAGCTCTTCCACGAGTTCGACCTCGGTGATCCATCGCTGTACGGGCACTTCGGGCAGGGGTGCGTGCACACCCGGATCCCCTTCGACGTCGTCACCGCCGAGGGCGTGGCGGGGTTCCGTCGCTTCCTCGAACGAGCCGCCGACCTCGTGGCCTCCTACGACGGCTCGCTGTCCGGGGAGCACGGCGACGGCCAGGCCCGCGGCGAGCTGCTCGAGCGAATGTTCGGCCCCGAGATCGTCGAGGCCTTCGGCGAGGTCAAGGCTCTTTTCGACCCCCGGAACCTGATGAACCCCGGGAAGGTCGTGATGCCGAACCGGCTGGATGAGGATCTGCGTCTGGGAACCGACTGGGACCCCACCCCGTATCGCACGATGTTCCAGTACCCGGCCGACGACGGAAGCTTCACGCGGGCCACGATGCGATGCGTCGGCATCGGCAACTGCCGCAGCCAGGAGGGCGGGGTGATGTGCCCGTCCTACATGGTGACCAAGGAGGAGGAGCACTCCACCCGAGGCCGCGCACGGCTGCTCTTCGAGATGCTCAGTCCGCACGAGGACTCCCCCATCAAGGACGGCTGGCGCTCCACGGAGGTGCGCGACGCCCTGGACCTCTGCCTCTCCTGCAAGGGCTGCAAGACGGACTGTCCCGTCAACGTCGACATGGCGACCTACAAGGCCGAGTTCCTGCACCACCACTACAAGGGCAGGATCCGCCCCGCCGCGCACTACTCCATGGGGTGGCTGCCCCTGCTGGCACGTCTCGCCTCGCGTGTTCCACGACTGGTCAACCGTGCCCTCAGCGCGCCGGGCCTGTCCACGATCGGCAAGCGGGCCGCCGGCATCGCTGTCGAGCGGGACGCCCCCGACTTCGCCGACCGGACCCTGGCCGCCTGGTGGGCGGATCGCACTGCCGGCCGGACCGAGCCGGACCCGCGCGCCGCGACCACGGTCGTGGTGTGGCCCGACACCTTCACCAACCGCTTCGAGCCGCACATCGGCCGGGCAGCCGTGGCCCTGCTGGAATCCGCGGGGTTCGACGTGGTGATCCCGGAGGCGTCCGTGTGCTGCGGTCTGACCTGGATCTCGACCGGCCAGCTCTCCGTGGCCCAGAGAGTCTTCCGCCACACCCTGCGCGTGCTGCTCCCGTGGCTGGAAGCGGGCACCCCGATCATCGGCCTGGAGCCCTCCTGCACCGCGGTCTTCCGCACGGACATGCCGGAGATGCTTCCCGACGACAAGCTGGTCGAACGGCTCTCCGGCCAGACGCGCACCATGGCCGAGTTCCTCCTCGAACGCGCGCCAGAGGACTGGGAGCCACCTCAGGTGCGTCGCAAAGCGCTCGTGCAGACCCACTGCCACCAGCACGCCGTCATGGGCTTCGACGCCGATCTCGAGCTGATGCGACGCGCCGGGATCGACGCCGAGGTCCCTGACTCCGGCTGCTGCGGCCTCGCCGGGAACTTCGGCTTCGAGAACGGTCACTACGACGTGTCGATGGCGTGCGCCGAGCGAGTACTGCTGCCGGCTGTGCGCGAGGCATCATCCGATACCCTGGTCATCGCGGACGGCTTCAGCTGCCGCACGCAGATCGCGCAGGGCGACACCCACCGGACGGCCGTCCACCTCGCCGAGGTGCTGGCCCTCAGCCTGGAGGAGCAGGCGACCGTATAG
- a CDS encoding OBAP family protein has translation MGPGVPKRAAPIRSAGRRKGPRFSALQLGAKALQSTAPLHGFDAYLVGFHPAKSDPSMQMEAHHFCKVVNDDLIQCILFDGNDEAAHLIGHEYIVSEALFTTLPDEEKDYWHPHNHEILSGELVAPGLPEIAERELMRELVNSSGKTWHTWHTGRHDSGGGDSLPMGEPMLMWSFNRDGECDPALQSARDEALDVDTAAVRRGRQELSDRAHPQRGVDALKDRFGDTAPVPGVLDDGAVDGE, from the coding sequence ATGGGACCTGGCGTGCCGAAGCGTGCTGCCCCGATCCGGTCGGCAGGACGCAGAAAAGGGCCGCGGTTCTCCGCTCTGCAGCTCGGAGCGAAGGCATTGCAGTCCACGGCGCCGCTGCACGGATTCGACGCGTATCTCGTCGGCTTCCATCCCGCGAAGAGCGATCCCTCGATGCAGATGGAGGCTCATCATTTCTGCAAGGTCGTCAACGACGATCTCATCCAGTGCATCCTGTTCGACGGCAACGACGAAGCCGCCCACCTCATCGGCCACGAGTACATCGTCTCCGAGGCCCTGTTCACCACCCTTCCGGACGAGGAGAAGGACTACTGGCATCCTCACAACCACGAGATCCTTTCCGGTGAGCTGGTGGCGCCCGGCCTTCCGGAGATCGCCGAACGCGAGCTGATGCGCGAGCTCGTCAATTCCTCCGGGAAGACCTGGCACACCTGGCACACCGGCCGTCACGACAGCGGCGGCGGGGACTCGCTGCCGATGGGCGAACCGATGCTCATGTGGTCGTTCAACCGCGACGGCGAATGCGATCCCGCGCTGCAGTCCGCCCGCGACGAGGCGCTGGACGTCGATACCGCGGCAGTCCGCCGCGGACGCCAGGAGCTGTCGGATCGTGCTCACCCCCAGCGCGGCGTCGACGCGCTGAAGGACCGGTTCGGCGACACCGCGCCCGTCCCGGGCGTCCTCGATGACGGGGCCGTCGACGGCGAGTAG
- a CDS encoding XdhC family protein, whose translation MLDVLRTARQYLRDPVRGRACAVATIIDADGSVPRPVGTSMVVAADGSIEGSLSGGCVEGAVLEACQGAMASGEASRERFGYSDEDAFAAGLMCGGTLEVMVQPLAGMTVVDGPEDPVAVVLRLTPRERGSGSSRDTEPVVVGAEVDIPSALSSLLPPEVLENGARQVATMIHGGRTGTLRWAPPSGRGEPLELFVETRIRPAHLVVYGANAFGHALVAAARPLGLHLTLCDHRPAFTDPAAFPGADVIRAWPHEHLAAAAERGDIDHRSAICVLSHDPKVDVPVLARALELDVAYVGAMGSRRSDRDRRRALRDAGVTAEALTRLHSPIGLDLGAATPAEVAVAILAEILAVREGRDQVSRLSAGEGALHGPPG comes from the coding sequence GTGCTCGATGTCCTTCGCACCGCCCGGCAGTATCTGCGCGACCCGGTACGGGGGCGCGCGTGCGCGGTCGCCACGATCATCGACGCGGACGGCTCGGTCCCCCGCCCGGTCGGCACCTCCATGGTGGTCGCAGCCGACGGGTCGATCGAGGGTTCCCTCTCGGGCGGTTGTGTCGAGGGGGCCGTGCTGGAAGCGTGCCAGGGAGCGATGGCCAGCGGCGAGGCGTCCCGGGAGCGCTTCGGCTACAGCGACGAGGATGCCTTCGCGGCGGGCCTCATGTGCGGGGGCACGCTCGAGGTCATGGTCCAGCCCCTGGCGGGGATGACGGTCGTGGACGGACCGGAGGACCCCGTTGCGGTGGTGCTGCGCCTGACTCCCCGAGAGCGGGGCAGCGGGAGCTCGAGGGATACTGAGCCGGTGGTCGTCGGCGCCGAGGTCGACATACCGTCCGCGCTGTCCTCCCTGCTCCCGCCCGAGGTGCTCGAGAACGGGGCGCGGCAGGTGGCGACGATGATCCATGGCGGTCGCACGGGGACGCTGCGATGGGCACCACCGAGCGGCCGCGGCGAGCCGCTCGAGCTGTTCGTCGAGACACGCATCCGCCCCGCACATCTCGTCGTCTACGGCGCGAACGCCTTCGGGCACGCGCTGGTCGCGGCCGCACGTCCGCTCGGGCTGCATCTGACTCTGTGCGATCACCGACCGGCCTTCACCGATCCGGCGGCGTTCCCCGGAGCGGACGTGATCCGGGCATGGCCGCACGAGCACCTCGCTGCGGCCGCCGAGCGCGGCGACATCGACCATCGCAGTGCGATCTGCGTGCTCAGCCACGACCCCAAGGTCGACGTCCCTGTGCTGGCGCGCGCCCTCGAGCTGGACGTCGCCTACGTCGGGGCGATGGGGTCCCGCCGCAGCGACCGTGACCGGCGCAGGGCGCTGCGGGACGCGGGGGTCACGGCCGAGGCGCTGACCCGACTGCACTCCCCGATCGGCCTGGACCTGGGCGCCGCCACACCTGCCGAGGTCGCGGTGGCGATCCTGGCGGAGATCCTCGCCGTGCGCGAAGGGCGGGACCAGGTTTCGCGCCTCAGCGCCGGGGAGGGAGCGCTGCACGGCCCTCCTGGCTGA
- a CDS encoding NTP transferase domain-containing protein — MNDDAPVTGARPLGLVLAAGSGTRLGRGPKALLPHDGGSLVEHVVRALLDGGCTEAVVVVGAGAGEVRGVLAAAAGVRCVQNPQWRAGMGSSLRIGLADVGPGRDVLVTPVDRPGLSAAAVRRVVAAHRGDITVAAHRDGAGRLQRGHPVLLGAAWTAAAAAAAHDDVGARELLAARQDRVQWVDCSDLEDGADVDLPTDLWRLSQEGRAALPPRR; from the coding sequence GTGAACGACGACGCCCCCGTGACGGGTGCACGCCCCCTCGGCCTGGTGCTCGCCGCCGGCTCCGGCACCCGCCTGGGACGCGGCCCCAAGGCGCTTCTTCCGCACGATGGCGGGTCCCTCGTCGAGCACGTCGTCCGTGCTCTGCTCGACGGGGGCTGCACCGAGGCCGTCGTCGTCGTCGGCGCCGGCGCCGGGGAGGTGCGTGGGGTGCTCGCCGCCGCCGCGGGCGTGCGATGCGTGCAGAACCCGCAGTGGCGCGCGGGCATGGGGTCGTCCCTGCGCATCGGGCTCGCCGACGTGGGCCCGGGGCGGGACGTCCTGGTCACGCCCGTGGACCGGCCGGGGCTGTCCGCCGCCGCAGTGCGACGGGTGGTCGCGGCGCACCGCGGCGACATCACCGTCGCCGCGCACCGGGACGGCGCGGGCCGGTTGCAGCGCGGCCACCCGGTGCTGCTGGGAGCCGCCTGGACCGCCGCCGCGGCCGCGGCCGCGCACGACGACGTCGGCGCCCGTGAGCTGCTGGCTGCGCGGCAGGACCGAGTGCAGTGGGTGGACTGCTCGGACCTCGAGGACGGTGCGGACGTCGATCTGCCCACGGACCTGTGGCGACTCAGCCAGGAGGGCCGTGCAGCGCTCCCTCCCCGGCGCTGA
- a CDS encoding xanthine dehydrogenase family protein molybdopterin-binding subunit, whose translation MSELLPARAIGTARSRIEGPDKVRGRVPYAYEHPVEDALYLYPLTSTIARGRVTRFEASAAEAVDGVVHVLTCDNAPRLADDSDGELAILQDDTIGFRGQYLGAVVATTPEVARQAAELVVVDTAPEQHDAAFRADHPGAREPEGGADDVMEGDVETALATADIVLDQRYSTPSEHNNPMEPHTTVGRWDEDGLTLWMSTQGAHPAQQTLAPLLGIDPEKLRIISPHVGGGFGSKGLPHADAVLTALASRAVPGRAVKYAVSRQHMFPLTGYRAPTSQHVRIGARADGTITAFSFEAVAMSSTTKEFPELATKPARSMYAGESRLITQRVVPLDVPVPSWMRAPGEAPGMVGLEIAMDELAVACGIDPIELRVRNEPLRDPDTGLPFNRRRLVDCLREGADRFDWDRRSPAPRSHRDGGWLIGLGVASATYPAMRQPGSQARVTRTADGFQVSIGAADLGTGTWTVLTQVAADALDVDPGQVVLEIGDTDLPTATVAGGSTGLASWSAAVMEAARIFRDEHGEAPDVGDSSTGTAGTNPAAEGLATHSYGAHFVQVRVHEATGQIRLDRMLGVFSAGRIINPRTARSQFTGGMTMGVGMALHEKGELDPRFGHVVNHDLAEYHVPVNADIPEIEAHWLDEEDPTAGPLGARGIGEIGIVGAAAAIVNAAYHATGVRARALPVFGDTFLR comes from the coding sequence ATGAGTGAGCTGCTTCCCGCCCGGGCCATCGGCACGGCCCGCAGCCGGATCGAAGGTCCCGACAAGGTCCGAGGACGCGTCCCCTACGCCTACGAGCACCCTGTCGAGGACGCCCTCTACCTCTACCCCCTGACCTCGACGATCGCCCGCGGCCGCGTCACGCGGTTCGAGGCCTCCGCCGCCGAGGCCGTCGACGGCGTGGTGCACGTGCTCACCTGTGACAACGCTCCCCGTCTGGCGGACGACTCCGACGGGGAGCTGGCCATCCTGCAGGACGACACCATCGGCTTCCGCGGTCAATACCTCGGCGCGGTCGTCGCCACCACCCCGGAGGTGGCGCGGCAGGCGGCGGAGCTGGTCGTCGTCGACACCGCGCCCGAGCAGCATGACGCCGCCTTCCGAGCCGACCATCCCGGCGCCCGGGAGCCCGAGGGCGGCGCCGACGACGTCATGGAAGGGGACGTCGAGACCGCGCTGGCCACCGCCGACATCGTGCTGGACCAGCGCTACTCGACACCGAGCGAGCACAACAACCCGATGGAGCCGCACACCACCGTCGGCCGCTGGGACGAGGACGGGCTCACCCTCTGGATGTCCACCCAGGGCGCACATCCCGCGCAGCAGACGCTCGCCCCGCTGCTGGGGATCGACCCCGAGAAGCTGCGCATCATCAGCCCGCACGTCGGGGGCGGCTTCGGCTCCAAGGGCCTGCCGCACGCCGATGCGGTGCTGACGGCGCTCGCCTCGCGCGCCGTCCCGGGGCGGGCGGTGAAGTACGCGGTGTCCCGCCAGCACATGTTCCCGCTGACCGGCTACCGGGCGCCGACCTCTCAGCACGTGCGGATCGGCGCCCGCGCCGACGGGACCATCACCGCCTTCTCCTTCGAAGCCGTCGCGATGTCCTCGACCACCAAGGAGTTCCCGGAACTGGCGACCAAGCCCGCCCGGTCCATGTACGCCGGTGAGAGCCGCCTGATCACCCAGCGCGTGGTGCCGCTGGACGTCCCGGTCCCCTCGTGGATGAGGGCACCGGGAGAGGCGCCGGGCATGGTCGGTCTGGAGATCGCCATGGACGAGCTCGCCGTCGCGTGCGGGATCGATCCGATCGAGCTGCGCGTGCGCAACGAGCCCTTGCGCGACCCGGACACCGGCCTCCCGTTCAACCGGCGCCGCCTGGTGGACTGCCTGCGTGAGGGTGCCGACCGCTTCGACTGGGACCGGCGCAGCCCAGCTCCTCGCTCGCACCGCGACGGTGGCTGGCTGATCGGCCTGGGCGTCGCCTCCGCGACGTATCCCGCGATGCGTCAGCCCGGCTCGCAGGCCCGGGTCACCCGGACGGCTGATGGCTTCCAGGTCTCGATCGGGGCGGCGGATCTGGGCACCGGCACCTGGACAGTGCTGACCCAGGTCGCCGCCGATGCTCTGGACGTCGACCCGGGCCAGGTCGTGCTGGAGATCGGCGACACCGACCTGCCCACTGCCACGGTCGCGGGCGGGTCGACCGGCCTGGCCAGCTGGAGCGCCGCCGTGATGGAGGCAGCCCGCATCTTCCGTGACGAGCACGGCGAGGCGCCCGACGTCGGCGACTCGTCCACGGGCACCGCGGGCACGAACCCGGCGGCCGAAGGGCTGGCCACACACTCCTATGGGGCGCATTTCGTGCAGGTGCGGGTCCACGAGGCCACCGGGCAGATCCGTCTGGACCGCATGCTGGGCGTGTTCTCCGCCGGGCGCATCATCAATCCGCGCACGGCCCGCTCCCAGTTCACCGGCGGCATGACGATGGGCGTCGGCATGGCGCTGCACGAGAAGGGCGAGCTCGACCCGCGCTTCGGCCATGTCGTCAATCACGACCTGGCCGAGTACCACGTGCCGGTCAACGCCGACATCCCCGAGATCGAGGCGCACTGGCTGGACGAGGAGGACCCCACGGCTGGGCCCCTCGGGGCGCGCGGCATCGGGGAGATCGGCATCGTCGGCGCCGCCGCCGCCATCGTCAATGCCGCGTACCACGCCACGGGAGTGCGAGCGCGCGCCCTCCCGGTCTTCGGCGACACATTCCTGCGGTGA
- a CDS encoding xanthine dehydrogenase family protein subunit M, with the protein MRPFDYERAADPPAAVAAVAGRPGASFLAGGTNLVDHLKLGVADPDLLVDVSRLDLADVEELPGGGLRIGAMVRNSDLAAHPRVRRDYPALSRALLSGASGQLRNAATTGGNLLQRTRCVYFQDVTTPCNKREPGSGCSAIGGYERYHAILGASEDCVATHPSDMAVALVALEATVLVLGPAGERRLPITELHRLPGDAPHRDTVLEHGELITAVELPPPRAAARMVSTYRKIRDRASYAFALVSVAAVIELDEQGRNIRGARIALGGVAHVPWRARRAEEVLRGADVTRAAFRRAAETELEQAAPLAGNAFKVPMARGALVTVLSELTGLADEDDDDE; encoded by the coding sequence ATGAGACCCTTCGACTACGAGCGAGCGGCCGACCCGCCCGCGGCGGTCGCCGCCGTCGCCGGCCGACCCGGAGCGAGCTTCCTCGCCGGGGGCACGAACCTCGTCGACCATCTGAAGCTGGGAGTGGCCGATCCAGACCTCCTGGTCGATGTCAGCCGGTTGGATCTGGCCGATGTCGAGGAGCTGCCCGGCGGCGGACTGCGCATCGGAGCCATGGTCCGCAACAGTGATCTCGCCGCGCATCCGCGGGTGCGGCGGGACTATCCGGCGCTCTCGCGCGCCCTGCTCTCCGGCGCCTCCGGACAGCTCCGCAATGCCGCGACCACCGGGGGGAACCTGCTCCAGCGCACACGCTGCGTGTACTTCCAGGACGTCACGACCCCGTGCAACAAGCGCGAACCCGGCTCGGGCTGCTCGGCCATCGGCGGATACGAGCGCTACCACGCCATCCTCGGCGCCTCCGAGGACTGCGTCGCGACCCACCCCTCGGACATGGCCGTCGCGCTGGTCGCTCTCGAGGCGACCGTGCTCGTGCTCGGCCCCGCGGGGGAGCGCCGCCTGCCGATCACCGAGCTGCACCGTCTGCCGGGGGACGCGCCGCATCGCGACACCGTCCTCGAGCACGGCGAGCTGATCACCGCCGTCGAACTCCCGCCGCCGCGTGCCGCTGCCCGCATGGTGTCCACCTACCGCAAGATCCGCGACCGCGCTTCCTATGCGTTCGCGCTCGTCTCCGTCGCCGCCGTGATCGAGCTCGATGAGCAGGGTCGGAACATCCGCGGGGCCCGGATCGCCTTGGGCGGCGTGGCCCATGTTCCGTGGCGGGCCCGTCGTGCGGAAGAGGTGCTGCGCGGTGCCGACGTCACCCGGGCTGCTTTCCGCCGGGCCGCCGAGACCGAGCTCGAGCAGGCTGCACCGCTCGCGGGCAACGCCTTCAAGGTGCCGATGGCCCGGGGAGCGTTGGTCACGGTGCTCTCGGAGCTGACCGGCCTCGCGGACGAGGACGACGACGATGAGTGA